In Cucurbita pepo subsp. pepo cultivar mu-cu-16 chromosome LG04, ASM280686v2, whole genome shotgun sequence, the following are encoded in one genomic region:
- the LOC111792394 gene encoding uncharacterized protein LOC111792394 isoform X3, with translation MSRSHGVHYMADDDNFFGPVSSSFIKSRRLSDSAASDNNNDVTMDSKSFSMHFRSLAGSDSGADLRTPTAFRLAFEDRTRTQNTMPTNPDSFMTLTMADKLISPSLQSDDVVRSKDSNAMSIVGEDPHKFDYGRLSPSLDALLTEGSRDLSAVSVDEKLSNQIETREVDQIGQHNSDEEISEGNEKENGSKEYTKHAVEGTILNNGTPHKVFRSNGLLQGNLSDGGVNENFLMDERLETQNNIDYKLKDVSTLNRSLPVEWKTSFATFNSPSFAALMTPNSKLSDYRMSTGSMKLGKDLSSKQKIVSKFRLPEPSPCVSSIKEGTDRLKSRLSSYLVNLSGRPDRFKDLKCKYTDIPVVRLEERLSRVNENGECQSSFSIGGSVVENSKDFLRLRQSEEPKCVTEVGETPGSMALANISRLQPSQPAIEAKSPAHVTWSVKKDITPRMTKSEDRLSGSSTSNKIDALSTDLKPDDKEQNNSTIIHDTPVSSPLKSSVVRLLGATECLTSCFGELKQCDQQVKHVSDRLMLGGAADNSSSFQSKSGAVSTSPFKGSSLVDAAAYGVNLSHLQDNSETFSNLKLSSIDGNIQNSRLASPAKRSNVGVVSPQLQKAWTSGLSPLQSPFNGMPNYSPRRIISTQTSSGKKETDIVISSKSTPSPFRNKQCQSSARKRPFQSSFRDDPCAETEDDGTLMSKVLASPTSSFGGHTNHDYDQASQILVNSSRKANHNLSGSKRRNIDMVPLDGDHDDHGIIARIQQSPKLNHSGGRNSDSSLEESNQMSNGSKMIEVDKCRTHMHWTDMPITFLADIKDLLPSSINKLNLKAIETLEDTLIHLLKIKEYELLCSEIQSQKVTENLGAMRKRAVEARSLMYKVAYQRAKLQLVYAKRDNYLNRAQSLNSHIEDFQILKMNYDRLTECGSKSGQVDDRNSLSCSIDSEVRDEASYDRASTIKQEFESLDGKINTLSKYFSTYCKLKGVPISTDILESVIDHLRKRKLCRSIYQDLQMWKVDDFEKKNDHYTILLNYLNYACQRITIKDPLPSVTILTTLNDTHIEKNFPEMNACSAFAFVLNVDKTRKCNSSRHLSKETQMMSSFLHNLLDVIEEMQIAQIEISNLILIRFYSPSDEQLDLQLSFIDFQSGKKVNLDLDVSDLSRGIYPSEVLPHKVESLASTQYTLSESLLNDIRTAVGNLDAGYSRILGVCRCVSEVVQRSSNRQ, from the exons ATGTCCAGGAGCCATGGCGTGCATTATATGGCTGATG ATGACAATTTTTTTGGACCTGTATCATCGAGTTTCATTAAATCCAGGCGGCTGTCTGATTCTGCTGCCTCTGATAATAATAACGATGTTACAATGgattcaaaatcattttcaatgcATTTTCGTAGCCTTGCTGGGTCAGACTCGGGGGCGGATCTTAGGACTCCCACAGCATTTCGGCTTGCATTTGAAGATAGAACACGGACCCAGAACACCATGCCTACTAACCCCGACAGTTTTATGACTCTAACGATGGCTGACAAGCTGATTTCTCCATCTTTGCAGTCTGATGATGTGGTAAGAAGTAAAGATTCTAATGCAATGAGTATCGTGGGAGAGGACCCCCATAAATTTGATTATGGGAGATTATCTCCATCTTTAGATGCACTTTTGACTGAAGGAAGCAGGGATCTCTCTGCTGTTTCCGTGGATGAAAAATTGTCCAATCAGATTGAGACTCGTGAAGTTGATCAGATTGGACAACACAACTCTGATGAGGAAATTTCTGAGggaaacgaaaaagaaaat ggAAGCAAAGAATACACCAAACATGCAGTTGAGGGAACTATACTCAATAATGGCACGCCCCATAAAGTTTTTCGATCCAATGGTTTGTTGCAAGGAAATTTGTCAGATGGAGGCGTTAATGAGAATTTTCTGATGGACGAAAGGCTCGAGACTCAAAATAACATTGACTATAAGCTGAAAGATGTATCTACACTGAATAGATCCTTACCTGTGGAATGGAAAACATCCTTTGCTACTTTCAATTCACCTTCATTTGCCGCTCTTATGACTCCTAACTCAAAGCTGTCAGATTATAGAATGAGTACAGGAAGCATGAAGCTTGGCAAGGATCTGTCGTCCAAGCAGAAAATTGTTTCCAAGTTCAGACTTCCAGAACCTTCACCATGTGTTTCAAGTATTAAAGAAGGAACTGACAGATTGAAATCCAGACTATCAAGTTATTTAGTTAACTTGAGTGGTCGACCTGATCGTTTCAAGGATCTCAAATGCAAATACACAGACATTCCTGTTGTGCGTTTAGAAGAACGACTTTCTAGAGTGAATGAAAATGGTGAATGTCAAAGTTCATTTAGCATTGGTGGTAGTGTAGTCGAAAATTCAAAAGACTTCCTTAGGTTGAGGCAGAGTGAAGAGCCAAAATGTGTAACTGAGGTTGGAGAAACACCAGGCTCTATGGCTCTGGCAAACATTTCCCGCTTGCAACCTAGTCAGCCAGCTATAGAAGCGAAGTCACCCGCTCATGTTACTTGGTCTGTGAAAAAGGATATTACTCCACGTATGACGAAGTCAGAAGATCGTTTATCGGGGTCATCTACTAGTAATAAAATTGATGCCTTGTCAACAGACCTTAAACCTGATGACAAAGAACAGAATAACTCAACTATTATACATGATACACCTGTTTCATCTCCTTTGAAAAGTTCGGTTGTGAGATTATTAGGAGCCACTGAATGTTTGACTAGTTGCTTTGGTGAACTGAAGCAGTGTGACCAACAAGTCAAGCATGTTAGTGATCGTCTGATGCTAGGTGGAGCTGCTGACAATTCAAGTTCATTTCAATCCAAAAGTGGAGCTGTGTCAACTTCACCGTTCAAAGGTTCGTCTTTGGTGGATGCGGCTGCTTATGGAGTTAACCTTTCACATTTGCAGGATAATTCTGAAACCTTCAGCAATTTGAAACTTTCTTCAATAGATGGGAACATACAAAATTCTCGATTGGCAAGTCCGGCTAAGAGATCCAATGTTGGTGTTGTTTCACCACAGCTTCAGAAGGCTTGGACAAGTGGATTATCCCCTCTGCAg AGTCCCTTCAATGGAATGCCAAACTACAGTCCCAGAAGGATAATTTCAACCCAGACATCGTCTGGCAAAAAAGAGACCGATATTGTCATCTCTAGTAAGTCAACTCCGAGTCCCTTCAGGAACAAACAATGTCAGAGTTCTGCAAGGAAAAGGCCATTTCAAAGTTCCTTCAGGGATGATCCTTGTGCAGAAACAGAAGATGATGGGACCTTAATGAGCAAAGTTTTGGCTTCTCCAACATCCAGTTTTGGTGGACATACTAATCATGATTATGATCAAGCTAGCCAAATATTGGTGAATTCTTCAAGGAAGGCCAATCACAATCTTTCTGGGAGCAAGAGAAGAAACATTGACATGGTTCCTCTTGATGGAGATCACGATGACCATGGCATAATAGCAAGGATTCAGCAAAGCCCGAAACTTAATCATAGTGGAGGTCGTAATTCAGACTCATCGTTAGAAGAGTCCAATCAAATGAGCAATGGAAGCAAGATGATTGAGGTCGATAAATGTAGAACACATATGCATTGGACAGAT ATGCCAATAACTTTTTTAGCCGATATAAAAGATTTGCTACCCTCATCAATCAACAAATTGAACTTGAAAGCA aTTGAAACGCTTGAGGATACTTTGATTCACCTTTTGAAGATTAAAGAATACGAACTGCTGTGTTCTGAAATCCAGTCTCAG AAAGTAACGGAGAATCTTGGAGCAATGCGTAAAAG AGCTGTGGAAGCTAGATCGTTGATGTATAAAGTAGCATACCAAAGAGCAAAGCTTCAGTTGGTGTATGCAAAGCGAGATAACTACCTG AATAGAGCACAGTCATTGAACTCTCATATTGAGGATTTTCAAATACTGAAGATGAACTATGACCGCCTCACGGAATGTGGTTCAAAGAGTGGTCAAGTTGATGACAGAAATAGCCTTTCATGCTCAATTGATTCTGAGGTCAGGGATGAG GCCTCCTATGATAGAGCCAGCACAATAAAGCAAGAATTTGAATCTTTGGATGGGAAGATAAACACattaagtaaatatttttcaacataCTGTAAGTTGAAAGGAGTACCTATTTCAACTGACATACTTGAATCAGTTATTGATCATCTAAGGAAGAGAAAGCTCTGCAGGTCTATTTATCAGGATTTGCAG ATGTGGAAAGTAGATGATTTTGAGAAAAAGAATGATCATTACACCATACTTCTCAACTACCTTAATTATGCCTGCCAAag GATTACAATTAAAGATCCACTCCCGAGTGTAACCATTTTAACTACATTGAATGATACCCATATTGAGAAG AACTTTCCAGAAATGAATGCTTGCAGTGCATTTGCTTTTGTGTTAAATGTTGATAAGACGAGGAAATGTAATTCCTCAAGGCATTTGTCCAAAGAAACTCAA ATGATGAGTTCTTTTCTACACAACCTGCTGGATGTGATTGAGGAGATGCAGATAGCCCAGATAGAGATTTCAAATCTCATCCTAATAAGATTCTACTCTCCTTCAG ACGAGCAGCTTGATTTGCAACTTAGTTTCATTGACTTCCAAAGTGGCAAGAAAGTAAATCTGGATCTGGACGTATCAGATTTGAGTCG
- the LOC111792394 gene encoding uncharacterized protein LOC111792394 isoform X1, producing the protein MASKEPEEAANTTEEETLAFKKKRARRVSFADVEITSVHIFNRDEDYETPPETQATPEAATPDNEVLGFFRDLVDSDDSRESSPNLDDDVLGQRRSFLRPLGSPSPRSISAGSATSNDDDNFFGPVSSSFIKSRRLSDSAASDNNNDVTMDSKSFSMHFRSLAGSDSGADLRTPTAFRLAFEDRTRTQNTMPTNPDSFMTLTMADKLISPSLQSDDVVRSKDSNAMSIVGEDPHKFDYGRLSPSLDALLTEGSRDLSAVSVDEKLSNQIETREVDQIGQHNSDEEISEGNEKENGSKEYTKHAVEGTILNNGTPHKVFRSNGLLQGNLSDGGVNENFLMDERLETQNNIDYKLKDVSTLNRSLPVEWKTSFATFNSPSFAALMTPNSKLSDYRMSTGSMKLGKDLSSKQKIVSKFRLPEPSPCVSSIKEGTDRLKSRLSSYLVNLSGRPDRFKDLKCKYTDIPVVRLEERLSRVNENGECQSSFSIGGSVVENSKDFLRLRQSEEPKCVTEVGETPGSMALANISRLQPSQPAIEAKSPAHVTWSVKKDITPRMTKSEDRLSGSSTSNKIDALSTDLKPDDKEQNNSTIIHDTPVSSPLKSSVVRLLGATECLTSCFGELKQCDQQVKHVSDRLMLGGAADNSSSFQSKSGAVSTSPFKGSSLVDAAAYGVNLSHLQDNSETFSNLKLSSIDGNIQNSRLASPAKRSNVGVVSPQLQKAWTSGLSPLQSPFNGMPNYSPRRIISTQTSSGKKETDIVISSKSTPSPFRNKQCQSSARKRPFQSSFRDDPCAETEDDGTLMSKVLASPTSSFGGHTNHDYDQASQILVNSSRKANHNLSGSKRRNIDMVPLDGDHDDHGIIARIQQSPKLNHSGGRNSDSSLEESNQMSNGSKMIEVDKCRTHMHWTDMPITFLADIKDLLPSSINKLNLKAIETLEDTLIHLLKIKEYELLCSEIQSQKVTENLGAMRKRAVEARSLMYKVAYQRAKLQLVYAKRDNYLNRAQSLNSHIEDFQILKMNYDRLTECGSKSGQVDDRNSLSCSIDSEVRDEASYDRASTIKQEFESLDGKINTLSKYFSTYCKLKGVPISTDILESVIDHLRKRKLCRSIYQDLQMWKVDDFEKKNDHYTILLNYLNYACQRITIKDPLPSVTILTTLNDTHIEKNFPEMNACSAFAFVLNVDKTRKCNSSRHLSKETQMMSSFLHNLLDVIEEMQIAQIEISNLILIRFYSPSDEQLDLQLSFIDFQSGKKVNLDLDVSDLSRGIYPSEVLPHKVESLASTQYTLSESLLNDIRTAVGNLDAGYSRILGVCRCVSEVVQRSSNRQ; encoded by the exons ATGGCTTCCAAGGAACCCGAAGAAGCCGCCAACACCACTGAGGAAGAAACTCTGGCCTTCAAGAAGAAACGGGCCCGACGCGTGAGCTTTGCCGACGTTGAGATCACTTCCGTCCATATCTTCAACCGTGACGAGGACTACGAGACCCCTCCTGAGACCCAAGCCACTCCCGAGGCTGCTACTCCGGATAATGAGGTCCTGGGGTTCTTCAGGGACTTGGTTGATAGCGATGATTCTCGCGAATCTTCGCCTAATTTGGATGATGATGTTCTTGGGCAGAGGAGATCGTTTTTGAGGCCACTTGGATCGCCGTCGCCCCGGAGCATTTCTGCCGGCTCTGCAACCTCCAATGATG ATGACAATTTTTTTGGACCTGTATCATCGAGTTTCATTAAATCCAGGCGGCTGTCTGATTCTGCTGCCTCTGATAATAATAACGATGTTACAATGgattcaaaatcattttcaatgcATTTTCGTAGCCTTGCTGGGTCAGACTCGGGGGCGGATCTTAGGACTCCCACAGCATTTCGGCTTGCATTTGAAGATAGAACACGGACCCAGAACACCATGCCTACTAACCCCGACAGTTTTATGACTCTAACGATGGCTGACAAGCTGATTTCTCCATCTTTGCAGTCTGATGATGTGGTAAGAAGTAAAGATTCTAATGCAATGAGTATCGTGGGAGAGGACCCCCATAAATTTGATTATGGGAGATTATCTCCATCTTTAGATGCACTTTTGACTGAAGGAAGCAGGGATCTCTCTGCTGTTTCCGTGGATGAAAAATTGTCCAATCAGATTGAGACTCGTGAAGTTGATCAGATTGGACAACACAACTCTGATGAGGAAATTTCTGAGggaaacgaaaaagaaaat ggAAGCAAAGAATACACCAAACATGCAGTTGAGGGAACTATACTCAATAATGGCACGCCCCATAAAGTTTTTCGATCCAATGGTTTGTTGCAAGGAAATTTGTCAGATGGAGGCGTTAATGAGAATTTTCTGATGGACGAAAGGCTCGAGACTCAAAATAACATTGACTATAAGCTGAAAGATGTATCTACACTGAATAGATCCTTACCTGTGGAATGGAAAACATCCTTTGCTACTTTCAATTCACCTTCATTTGCCGCTCTTATGACTCCTAACTCAAAGCTGTCAGATTATAGAATGAGTACAGGAAGCATGAAGCTTGGCAAGGATCTGTCGTCCAAGCAGAAAATTGTTTCCAAGTTCAGACTTCCAGAACCTTCACCATGTGTTTCAAGTATTAAAGAAGGAACTGACAGATTGAAATCCAGACTATCAAGTTATTTAGTTAACTTGAGTGGTCGACCTGATCGTTTCAAGGATCTCAAATGCAAATACACAGACATTCCTGTTGTGCGTTTAGAAGAACGACTTTCTAGAGTGAATGAAAATGGTGAATGTCAAAGTTCATTTAGCATTGGTGGTAGTGTAGTCGAAAATTCAAAAGACTTCCTTAGGTTGAGGCAGAGTGAAGAGCCAAAATGTGTAACTGAGGTTGGAGAAACACCAGGCTCTATGGCTCTGGCAAACATTTCCCGCTTGCAACCTAGTCAGCCAGCTATAGAAGCGAAGTCACCCGCTCATGTTACTTGGTCTGTGAAAAAGGATATTACTCCACGTATGACGAAGTCAGAAGATCGTTTATCGGGGTCATCTACTAGTAATAAAATTGATGCCTTGTCAACAGACCTTAAACCTGATGACAAAGAACAGAATAACTCAACTATTATACATGATACACCTGTTTCATCTCCTTTGAAAAGTTCGGTTGTGAGATTATTAGGAGCCACTGAATGTTTGACTAGTTGCTTTGGTGAACTGAAGCAGTGTGACCAACAAGTCAAGCATGTTAGTGATCGTCTGATGCTAGGTGGAGCTGCTGACAATTCAAGTTCATTTCAATCCAAAAGTGGAGCTGTGTCAACTTCACCGTTCAAAGGTTCGTCTTTGGTGGATGCGGCTGCTTATGGAGTTAACCTTTCACATTTGCAGGATAATTCTGAAACCTTCAGCAATTTGAAACTTTCTTCAATAGATGGGAACATACAAAATTCTCGATTGGCAAGTCCGGCTAAGAGATCCAATGTTGGTGTTGTTTCACCACAGCTTCAGAAGGCTTGGACAAGTGGATTATCCCCTCTGCAg AGTCCCTTCAATGGAATGCCAAACTACAGTCCCAGAAGGATAATTTCAACCCAGACATCGTCTGGCAAAAAAGAGACCGATATTGTCATCTCTAGTAAGTCAACTCCGAGTCCCTTCAGGAACAAACAATGTCAGAGTTCTGCAAGGAAAAGGCCATTTCAAAGTTCCTTCAGGGATGATCCTTGTGCAGAAACAGAAGATGATGGGACCTTAATGAGCAAAGTTTTGGCTTCTCCAACATCCAGTTTTGGTGGACATACTAATCATGATTATGATCAAGCTAGCCAAATATTGGTGAATTCTTCAAGGAAGGCCAATCACAATCTTTCTGGGAGCAAGAGAAGAAACATTGACATGGTTCCTCTTGATGGAGATCACGATGACCATGGCATAATAGCAAGGATTCAGCAAAGCCCGAAACTTAATCATAGTGGAGGTCGTAATTCAGACTCATCGTTAGAAGAGTCCAATCAAATGAGCAATGGAAGCAAGATGATTGAGGTCGATAAATGTAGAACACATATGCATTGGACAGAT ATGCCAATAACTTTTTTAGCCGATATAAAAGATTTGCTACCCTCATCAATCAACAAATTGAACTTGAAAGCA aTTGAAACGCTTGAGGATACTTTGATTCACCTTTTGAAGATTAAAGAATACGAACTGCTGTGTTCTGAAATCCAGTCTCAG AAAGTAACGGAGAATCTTGGAGCAATGCGTAAAAG AGCTGTGGAAGCTAGATCGTTGATGTATAAAGTAGCATACCAAAGAGCAAAGCTTCAGTTGGTGTATGCAAAGCGAGATAACTACCTG AATAGAGCACAGTCATTGAACTCTCATATTGAGGATTTTCAAATACTGAAGATGAACTATGACCGCCTCACGGAATGTGGTTCAAAGAGTGGTCAAGTTGATGACAGAAATAGCCTTTCATGCTCAATTGATTCTGAGGTCAGGGATGAG GCCTCCTATGATAGAGCCAGCACAATAAAGCAAGAATTTGAATCTTTGGATGGGAAGATAAACACattaagtaaatatttttcaacataCTGTAAGTTGAAAGGAGTACCTATTTCAACTGACATACTTGAATCAGTTATTGATCATCTAAGGAAGAGAAAGCTCTGCAGGTCTATTTATCAGGATTTGCAG ATGTGGAAAGTAGATGATTTTGAGAAAAAGAATGATCATTACACCATACTTCTCAACTACCTTAATTATGCCTGCCAAag GATTACAATTAAAGATCCACTCCCGAGTGTAACCATTTTAACTACATTGAATGATACCCATATTGAGAAG AACTTTCCAGAAATGAATGCTTGCAGTGCATTTGCTTTTGTGTTAAATGTTGATAAGACGAGGAAATGTAATTCCTCAAGGCATTTGTCCAAAGAAACTCAA ATGATGAGTTCTTTTCTACACAACCTGCTGGATGTGATTGAGGAGATGCAGATAGCCCAGATAGAGATTTCAAATCTCATCCTAATAAGATTCTACTCTCCTTCAG ACGAGCAGCTTGATTTGCAACTTAGTTTCATTGACTTCCAAAGTGGCAAGAAAGTAAATCTGGATCTGGACGTATCAGATTTGAGTCG
- the LOC111792394 gene encoding uncharacterized protein LOC111792394 isoform X2, whose translation MASKEPEEAANTTEEETLAFKKKRARRVSFADVEITSVHIFNRDEDYETPPETQATPEAATPDNEVLGFFRDLVDSDDSRESSPNLDDDVLGQRRSFLRPLGSPSPRSISAGSATSNDDDNFFGPVSSSFIKSRRLSDSAASDNNNDVTMDSKSFSMHFRSLAGSDSGADLRTPTAFRLAFEDRTRTQNTMPTNPDSFMTLTMADKLISPSLQSDDVVRSKDSNAMSIVGEDPHKFDYGRLSPSLDALLTEGSRDLSAVSVDEKLSNQIETREVDQIGQHNSDEEISEGNEKENGSKEYTKHAVEGTILNNGTPHKVFRSNGLLQGNLSDGGVNENFLMDERLETQNNIDYKLKDVSTLNRSLPVEWKTSFATFNSPSFAALMTPNSKLSDYRMSTGSMKLGKDLSSKQKIVSKFRLPEPSPCVSSIKEGTDRLKSRLSSYLVNLSGRPDRFKDLKCKYTDIPVVRLEERLSRVNENGECQSSFSIGGSVVENSKDFLRLRQSEEPKCVTEVGETPGSMALANISRLQPSQPAIEAKSPAHVTWSVKKDITPRMTKSEDRLSGSSTSNKIDALSTDLKPDDKEQNNSTIIHDTPVSSPLKSSVVRLLGATECLTSCFGELKQCDQQVKHVSDRLMLGGAADNSSSFQSKSGAVSTSPFKGSSLVDAAAYGVNLSHLQDNSETFSNLKLSSIDGNIQNSRLASPAKRSNVGVVSPQLQKAWTSGLSPLQSPFNGMPNYSPRRIISTQTSSGKKETDIVISKTEDDGTLMSKVLASPTSSFGGHTNHDYDQASQILVNSSRKANHNLSGSKRRNIDMVPLDGDHDDHGIIARIQQSPKLNHSGGRNSDSSLEESNQMSNGSKMIEVDKCRTHMHWTDMPITFLADIKDLLPSSINKLNLKAIETLEDTLIHLLKIKEYELLCSEIQSQKVTENLGAMRKRAVEARSLMYKVAYQRAKLQLVYAKRDNYLNRAQSLNSHIEDFQILKMNYDRLTECGSKSGQVDDRNSLSCSIDSEVRDEASYDRASTIKQEFESLDGKINTLSKYFSTYCKLKGVPISTDILESVIDHLRKRKLCRSIYQDLQMWKVDDFEKKNDHYTILLNYLNYACQRITIKDPLPSVTILTTLNDTHIEKNFPEMNACSAFAFVLNVDKTRKCNSSRHLSKETQMMSSFLHNLLDVIEEMQIAQIEISNLILIRFYSPSDEQLDLQLSFIDFQSGKKVNLDLDVSDLSRGIYPSEVLPHKVESLASTQYTLSESLLNDIRTAVGNLDAGYSRILGVCRCVSEVVQRSSNRQ comes from the exons ATGGCTTCCAAGGAACCCGAAGAAGCCGCCAACACCACTGAGGAAGAAACTCTGGCCTTCAAGAAGAAACGGGCCCGACGCGTGAGCTTTGCCGACGTTGAGATCACTTCCGTCCATATCTTCAACCGTGACGAGGACTACGAGACCCCTCCTGAGACCCAAGCCACTCCCGAGGCTGCTACTCCGGATAATGAGGTCCTGGGGTTCTTCAGGGACTTGGTTGATAGCGATGATTCTCGCGAATCTTCGCCTAATTTGGATGATGATGTTCTTGGGCAGAGGAGATCGTTTTTGAGGCCACTTGGATCGCCGTCGCCCCGGAGCATTTCTGCCGGCTCTGCAACCTCCAATGATG ATGACAATTTTTTTGGACCTGTATCATCGAGTTTCATTAAATCCAGGCGGCTGTCTGATTCTGCTGCCTCTGATAATAATAACGATGTTACAATGgattcaaaatcattttcaatgcATTTTCGTAGCCTTGCTGGGTCAGACTCGGGGGCGGATCTTAGGACTCCCACAGCATTTCGGCTTGCATTTGAAGATAGAACACGGACCCAGAACACCATGCCTACTAACCCCGACAGTTTTATGACTCTAACGATGGCTGACAAGCTGATTTCTCCATCTTTGCAGTCTGATGATGTGGTAAGAAGTAAAGATTCTAATGCAATGAGTATCGTGGGAGAGGACCCCCATAAATTTGATTATGGGAGATTATCTCCATCTTTAGATGCACTTTTGACTGAAGGAAGCAGGGATCTCTCTGCTGTTTCCGTGGATGAAAAATTGTCCAATCAGATTGAGACTCGTGAAGTTGATCAGATTGGACAACACAACTCTGATGAGGAAATTTCTGAGggaaacgaaaaagaaaat ggAAGCAAAGAATACACCAAACATGCAGTTGAGGGAACTATACTCAATAATGGCACGCCCCATAAAGTTTTTCGATCCAATGGTTTGTTGCAAGGAAATTTGTCAGATGGAGGCGTTAATGAGAATTTTCTGATGGACGAAAGGCTCGAGACTCAAAATAACATTGACTATAAGCTGAAAGATGTATCTACACTGAATAGATCCTTACCTGTGGAATGGAAAACATCCTTTGCTACTTTCAATTCACCTTCATTTGCCGCTCTTATGACTCCTAACTCAAAGCTGTCAGATTATAGAATGAGTACAGGAAGCATGAAGCTTGGCAAGGATCTGTCGTCCAAGCAGAAAATTGTTTCCAAGTTCAGACTTCCAGAACCTTCACCATGTGTTTCAAGTATTAAAGAAGGAACTGACAGATTGAAATCCAGACTATCAAGTTATTTAGTTAACTTGAGTGGTCGACCTGATCGTTTCAAGGATCTCAAATGCAAATACACAGACATTCCTGTTGTGCGTTTAGAAGAACGACTTTCTAGAGTGAATGAAAATGGTGAATGTCAAAGTTCATTTAGCATTGGTGGTAGTGTAGTCGAAAATTCAAAAGACTTCCTTAGGTTGAGGCAGAGTGAAGAGCCAAAATGTGTAACTGAGGTTGGAGAAACACCAGGCTCTATGGCTCTGGCAAACATTTCCCGCTTGCAACCTAGTCAGCCAGCTATAGAAGCGAAGTCACCCGCTCATGTTACTTGGTCTGTGAAAAAGGATATTACTCCACGTATGACGAAGTCAGAAGATCGTTTATCGGGGTCATCTACTAGTAATAAAATTGATGCCTTGTCAACAGACCTTAAACCTGATGACAAAGAACAGAATAACTCAACTATTATACATGATACACCTGTTTCATCTCCTTTGAAAAGTTCGGTTGTGAGATTATTAGGAGCCACTGAATGTTTGACTAGTTGCTTTGGTGAACTGAAGCAGTGTGACCAACAAGTCAAGCATGTTAGTGATCGTCTGATGCTAGGTGGAGCTGCTGACAATTCAAGTTCATTTCAATCCAAAAGTGGAGCTGTGTCAACTTCACCGTTCAAAGGTTCGTCTTTGGTGGATGCGGCTGCTTATGGAGTTAACCTTTCACATTTGCAGGATAATTCTGAAACCTTCAGCAATTTGAAACTTTCTTCAATAGATGGGAACATACAAAATTCTCGATTGGCAAGTCCGGCTAAGAGATCCAATGTTGGTGTTGTTTCACCACAGCTTCAGAAGGCTTGGACAAGTGGATTATCCCCTCTGCAg AGTCCCTTCAATGGAATGCCAAACTACAGTCCCAGAAGGATAATTTCAACCCAGACATCGTCTGGCAAAAAAGAGACCGATATTGTCATCTCTA AAACAGAAGATGATGGGACCTTAATGAGCAAAGTTTTGGCTTCTCCAACATCCAGTTTTGGTGGACATACTAATCATGATTATGATCAAGCTAGCCAAATATTGGTGAATTCTTCAAGGAAGGCCAATCACAATCTTTCTGGGAGCAAGAGAAGAAACATTGACATGGTTCCTCTTGATGGAGATCACGATGACCATGGCATAATAGCAAGGATTCAGCAAAGCCCGAAACTTAATCATAGTGGAGGTCGTAATTCAGACTCATCGTTAGAAGAGTCCAATCAAATGAGCAATGGAAGCAAGATGATTGAGGTCGATAAATGTAGAACACATATGCATTGGACAGAT ATGCCAATAACTTTTTTAGCCGATATAAAAGATTTGCTACCCTCATCAATCAACAAATTGAACTTGAAAGCA aTTGAAACGCTTGAGGATACTTTGATTCACCTTTTGAAGATTAAAGAATACGAACTGCTGTGTTCTGAAATCCAGTCTCAG AAAGTAACGGAGAATCTTGGAGCAATGCGTAAAAG AGCTGTGGAAGCTAGATCGTTGATGTATAAAGTAGCATACCAAAGAGCAAAGCTTCAGTTGGTGTATGCAAAGCGAGATAACTACCTG AATAGAGCACAGTCATTGAACTCTCATATTGAGGATTTTCAAATACTGAAGATGAACTATGACCGCCTCACGGAATGTGGTTCAAAGAGTGGTCAAGTTGATGACAGAAATAGCCTTTCATGCTCAATTGATTCTGAGGTCAGGGATGAG GCCTCCTATGATAGAGCCAGCACAATAAAGCAAGAATTTGAATCTTTGGATGGGAAGATAAACACattaagtaaatatttttcaacataCTGTAAGTTGAAAGGAGTACCTATTTCAACTGACATACTTGAATCAGTTATTGATCATCTAAGGAAGAGAAAGCTCTGCAGGTCTATTTATCAGGATTTGCAG ATGTGGAAAGTAGATGATTTTGAGAAAAAGAATGATCATTACACCATACTTCTCAACTACCTTAATTATGCCTGCCAAag GATTACAATTAAAGATCCACTCCCGAGTGTAACCATTTTAACTACATTGAATGATACCCATATTGAGAAG AACTTTCCAGAAATGAATGCTTGCAGTGCATTTGCTTTTGTGTTAAATGTTGATAAGACGAGGAAATGTAATTCCTCAAGGCATTTGTCCAAAGAAACTCAA ATGATGAGTTCTTTTCTACACAACCTGCTGGATGTGATTGAGGAGATGCAGATAGCCCAGATAGAGATTTCAAATCTCATCCTAATAAGATTCTACTCTCCTTCAG ACGAGCAGCTTGATTTGCAACTTAGTTTCATTGACTTCCAAAGTGGCAAGAAAGTAAATCTGGATCTGGACGTATCAGATTTGAGTCG